ATTCTATCATttttctcttaaataaaaattttaaattcgtatatttttaatactaaaaaaatttcaaatcatctcaacacattttataaaaaataaaaacatcttaaatttgattaatctctatttattaaaaatgaaaacatccaaaattattaatttatgaattacaaattaaaaatcataacaaaaattaggaacaaaaaaataaaaaacaaatcagAATAGAAATTACAACAGAAAATAATGAATTCagaaattctaaaattaaaataaaataataaatctaaaataaatattaaattctaaatcagaataaacaaaaaaaagaataaaatcagaacaaaccctaaaatctaataaaaattgaacaaaattaaaataaaacaggaATAGAAACATACACAATAAATTAAAGTTTAGGATTTAACTATTTTAAACTAATTAGTGAGTGAGTTCCTCAAAGATACTAGTGGCACAGAAGACTTTTCTGACATAGTAGTGGCGACAATAACCAACCGACAGGCTGcattagaaattttttaaataaattataaaaaaaataataagaaaagggAAGAGGATAACGTACCTagaggaaagaaagagggaGTTCCGGCAACAGAGAGAATAGCAGCAGCGGTAATGACAGAAGCGACAAAAACAGCAGTGACAAAGCGACCAACGCGGCGCAAGAAGTCTATGAAGTCTTTGGAGTCTGTTGGTGGCGCCGGCGTGGTAGAGGAGGATGACAAAGGTGGTTTGGGGGAGAGAGATGCAGAGAGAAAGAGTGGATCTTTTAAAATGATATGAGAGGGCTCGTGATTTTAATTTAGGGTAAATTTACTGTCAAATTTATCGGCGGTAATAATcgcaccaatttttttcaacGAATTTATTGCCAAATTTATTGGTAAATCCGACggtattcaatatttttcttatagtgacctatatgtattttcaataatattagtataattaaataatattaaaaaaatataaatggttGAAATAAAAGAAACGATATATAGTGATAAAAGTACcatataactaataaatataattacacaaaaagtaaaaaaaaaattaacgaaTACAATCACACAATTACCTAATAAATATGtttaataaactaaaaaataaaaataaaaagtatggtcattaactaaattttttaaatagttataaaaaaattaacaaaaataaaaacactataaaaaaaagtttaaaatcaCATTTATATTATAACAATTTTGAAAACCTACCATAATATTCGGATATTGTGGTGTTTTCTGTTGCTGTCGTTAAGTGATTTGTCCTTGGTGGCGATTTGGGTCAATACAGCGGTTCCAACCCGCCGTACACTACTGCTTTCACTGTGTGGTGATCACCGATCCTATGCGTTCCCTGACGATCTTCTCCGGCGGTATCTCCTCTTCCGACGACGATCTCCTTCGGTGACGTCTCCTCTAGCTTCTTACTGTCCTTCTTCTCTGCCAAAATTCTCAGTGCCTCCCTTTCGTTCTCCCTTTCCTTTCATTGATGGtacttctctctctctatatctctctttctttttgggTTCGCTTCTCACTCGAAAATTTGTCGTAACGGTGAAAATGTGATGTGAATTTTGATAAGAACAGTGTTTGATGATGGAAACCTAGCGCAGGAGAATTGCTTCATATATGTGAGtgctatttcttcttttttcaactTCGGTTTGTAAATTATAGCTTAAATCTTTATAGAACTAATTAACTTGagttgataataataattactagtCTCTATGTTCCTGTCACAAATGCAGTTCAAATTTCTACATTAATTATTACTCTTTCTTTGCTATATCATGTAATTTAAGGGCTGGTGGAGTGGAGGATTTGGATATGGACTATGAATTGGGATCTTAGATCAGAAGTAACTTAATtacctacagaagctcaatacCAGTTGGTGAAATCCAACTTGATGCTAACTGCAGTATTGATTTGAACCTAGATTTCAATAGGTATTTTTATTTActcctttttattgttttctccaTTTGTTCACTGCTTATTATAAGagattttctatatttaatctttttttaagtTGTTGCTTATTAAGATGGAATAAGATTTGATGGTTGTTACTGTTGTTGTCATATATTGATTTCTAATATTGATTTTTGTGTTCAAAATTTCAGATGCTAAGATTTCTAATATTGATTTCTAATAAGATTTGATGATTGTTACTTTTAAGTCTTTTGGCCGTTCCTTATAAAGATTGAAAGTTTAGATATGaactattaataattatgtgttGGTAATGTCCAGTTAATTGATTATACGACCAAGTCATGTTGTTGAACCgttataaatttttgtttgaaaaagtaTAGGGTACCAAGAGTTGTATCTGCCAACTATTACCAacactaattaaaattaaattaaatttaatttaaatataatttgttatGTCAATTAGAGATTTGGTGGGTCCAGTATAATCAATTTGAATTGTGCAGGAGTGAGAACAAACTAACGTAGCATGAGGCCAATTATGAACGCAACCAGGAACACCGCAAAGCAAACCTAATCCTCATTCTTCTCCGGCGCTGCATCTCCGTCGGCTTGCTTTTCATCTCACCGGATCGCCGCCATTTGATCCATCGACGGTGAAATCGCCTTCACCTGGAGGCCAATTATACCGCGACGTGAGTCTTTGAAGGTGTAACGGTTTTCGTCGGGTTTCTTTTCATCTCACTGGAAAGCCGCCATTTCATCCATCGACGGGGACGTCGCCTTCACCCGAAGGGAAGAGCAACTACAACGTGAGTCTTTGAAGGTGTCACGCAACCCTCTTCTCCTCAACCTTCTTCGGTAAGGtacatgtgtcttcattgaatGCATGTGGACCACATAATGTCAATGGAACAAGCAATTTGTGAAGGCGCATTGTACGGTACAACATATGATGATATTGATCAGTATAATTCTTGCGACGTTAATGTTCCATCGCTTAGTGAAGATGACACACATCATGTGGACAAGGTAATTTATATGGTAGAAatatataactatatttttaGTTTGATGTTGAGTTCTTAACAGAGATAAGCTTTGTTGGAAGAATTGTGATTTCATTTGCTTAGTTAGGAATTGTGTGGATAATATTTCTTTCAACAATGCTAAAAAGGTGCTACATTTTCATCCCGTTTATTATTGTGTTTGGTCACCATGTTTAATTGATGTGTGCAACTTTAATTGATGTTTGTTCTACACCTGTTTAGTTTTGATTGTTGATTAGTTGGTGATATCTATGGAAAAGTGGGAATTGTGTGAAAGAGTTATTGTGAGTGTCGAACGGTGGATGGATATGTCTTTTGTTTATACGtcctcggttatcaatttcaggGGAAAGATTCTGGAAGCGTTATTGAAGTAGTGGACGATGCAATGGCAGTGAATAATGAGGTGTGAAATATTCTTTATTTTGCTGAATTCATGTGCTCATGAGGGGATACTCATGAGGTGTGAAATATTCAAGAAgttaggaattttttattttaattagttgagTACTTTTTGTGttgaatgatatttttttcGTAATGGCTTTGCAGTTATCCGATCACACTGGAATTCCATTAGATGAAATCCCGTATGTAGGATTGAGATTTGTTTCCTTGCAGCGGGCACAAGAGTTTTATACTAATTATGCAAAGAAAGTTGGTTTCGTGACCAGGATTAGGAACACCAACTTTGACAAGACCAGGAAGGATTCAATGATACCCGTTAACCAATCATTACACTGTAGTCATGAAAGTTATCGGGAGGCTCGAGTGAAGACAGCAACTCGGGTAAAGTGAATAATAACAGCCGAATGCAAAGCAAGGATGTACGTCATGCTTGATAGACAGAAGGATAATTGGATGGTCTCCAAACTAGAACTGAAGCACACCCACCAGTGTTCTGCCAAGCAAGCTATGTACTACACTGAGTACAGGGAACTGATCATGCATGTCAAGTGTGTGATTCAGAACAACGATGAGGCTGGCATACGGCCCAATAAGACTTATCTCGCACTGCCGAACGAGGTTGGTGGCTCATCGAATTTGGGTTACTCAGAAAAGGATGTGGAACTTCATTACGAGCAATTTGTGCTGTGCTGACGGAAACACAGATGTCAAGGAAATGATTAGCTATTTCATGCGAATGAAAGATATCAACccgaattttttttatgcatttgATGTAGACGAAGTGTAAGacccaaaatttttaaataaatcttattatgaattaatttcaattcatttattcattaaaaattttattctcaaaaattattttattaaagttaattaaattaaaaactaaatcaggttttgataattaattagaattttacctaattttataattattgaattattttctatatttaaattacaaaattagtaGTTACggaataataagaatttttatgtgatttaattcaaataattgaTATTTCTATGATTTAATACTTCAAGTTTTaggaataaagaaaattaatcttattatcttataaattcaattaaagaatttgatttcaaaccaattagaattttaatacaacaaataatattttaaaataattttcaagatttaattagatttttaattaatactcTATACCCCTAATTTTGTTGAATATACCTAAACTacccaaaataaaaacaaaattcccAAACTAAACCTATTAACCCTAGCCACCACTGCCGCACCCCCTTTTCCCAAAAAGAAACAGCTTCAGAATgaattaagaaagaaaaagagaagggaAATGGAAACAGGGGAAGGAGGGGAGAGAGTGAGATCCGAGAAagcagagagaaagagaaggaagagcGCCGGGGGAAGGAGGAAAACGCGCCGGAGTTGGTGGGCTGTTCCACCGCTCCTCTTCGCAGCTGAAGCCATCGCCGCCACCGATGCGTCCATGCCGTCGTGTGTCGCTGATAGAGGAAGAGGAGCGCGAACCAGAGCCATGCAAGGGAGGAGCAAAGTGCGCACAGGGGAGGAGTCACCGCTACCATGGTTAAGGTCGCCGACGTCATCCTCACCGCAAGCCAGAGTCACCGTCATCCATGGTGGAGCCAAGGAGAGAGAGGGTCCGCGGGGAAAGGAAGGCTGTTCGCGTTCTGCCGCCGCTGTTGGAAGGATGGCCGCCCTCGCCGATTTACTCGCCGCCGTTTATGCTTGCCGCTACATCGCCGGAGCTCCACGCCGCCGCCGGAACCCGTCTTCTTGGTAAGCGTTTTGTTTCCAAAACCCCTTGAGATAAGTGTTCTGTTATAATCTGTTAGAGATTCTGAGATGTTGGTATCGTAAGTTCGAGTTCCGATATTTGCGTGTCAAAATTAAGGTTGTTGTCGAACCACCAGAGCTTCTGGTAGCCGCCTTCACTAGAGGTAATTGCCGAAGCTGCCGCCTGATTGGTCAGAGGGTTGCTGCTGCCTTCCGGGCCAGATTCACCGGTAACCCTGTCTCTCACTTTCTTGAAACCTGTTCCACTTCTATTATGCTCTACTGTTTTGATTATTGTTGGTGTCTCTGCTGCCTTAATCACTCAGATTAATGCTACCGCCGCCACTGGCTTGTCATTTCTGCTCGACTGTGCCCTTATTTGCCGTTCTGATTGTTGAAAGGAAATGTTGTCGAAGCTATAGCTTCTCCGTTCCCcattctcttgttccttttCTGGTAAGACAAATTCTGTCGTGCTTTATCTCGCCATAATACTCCATTCCGACTCTTGTTTTATTAGTGCGTAATGTTCCTCTTTGCCTTGCTTGGTTGTGTTTATTTTGTCTATTACCTAGAGTTGCTGTATTTGCGGTTATTACTTTTGCTTGCCGTTCCTTTTCGTTAGCAGAAGGTGATGGGAATACAAACTATGATGTAGCTGTTGCAGAATAAGGTGAAAAGAGGGTCTATCGCGTTAAAATCGCTGCGGGTTTGATTCTTTGAGGTAGGGGTTTTtcttaaaatctaatttatattaCAGAGTTGTAATAACTAGATATTAATGTGAGAGAACATATGTCTGTGATTATGATTGTCTTTTAAATGTGGTTGTTTGCTGTACTGAATGACTGATTGCTTGATTGCTTTAGTAGTTTGTGATTGCTGAAAAGAAATtagtttgaaaagttatttagttgattattaGGAAAAATGGCTTTTCTTGGTTTTGAAGCTATTTTCGATAATGTAAAGGAATTGACTTTGGAAATggtttaattttgaattagtgactttataaatgatttagtatttgagctggtttgattttaaaaagaaatttattatggGCACTGATTCgctttgaaaataatttgatattggaaCTAGCTGAATCTTGGAAAATGATTGAGGtttggaaaaaaattttgagaaatgtttggatgggacccgaacagggtggcaaagtccgagttttagagggGATGCtgtcaaaattttataaaattggaagttttatttgaagtaattaactaaaaagatttgtttttaaatattatatgttTTAAGAATAATCTATTTATCaaagaaagaattatgttttgaaattgAGATTGTTAATGAACGGAATGAAAAGAGGATTTGATGaggattttctttgaaatatggtttttgaatgaatttggaaatgaggtttggattgatgaatgattatgatgttgagaatgttg
The Arachis duranensis cultivar V14167 chromosome 5, aradu.V14167.gnm2.J7QH, whole genome shotgun sequence genome window above contains:
- the LOC110280935 gene encoding uncharacterized protein LOC110280935 isoform X1 is translated as MPSCVADRGRGARTRAMQGRSKVRTGEESPLPWLRSPTSSSPQARVTVIHGGAKEREGPRGKEGCSRSAAAVGRMAALADLLAAVYACRYIAGAPRRRRNPSSWFEFRYLRVEIKVVVEPPELLVAAFTRGNCRSCRLIGQRVAAAFRARFTD
- the LOC107488001 gene encoding uncharacterized protein LOC107488001; amino-acid sequence: MHVDHIMSMEQAICEGALYGTTYDDIDQYNSCDVNVPSLSEDDTHHVDKGKDSGSVIEVVDDAMAVNNELSDHTGIPLDEIPYVGLRFVSLQRAQEFYTNYAKKVGFVTRIRNTNFDKTRKDSMIPVNQSLHCSHESYREARVKTATRVK
- the LOC110280935 gene encoding uncharacterized protein LOC110280935 isoform X2 yields the protein MPSCVADRGRGARTRAMQGRSKVRTGEESPLPWLRSPTSSSPQARVTVIHGGAKEREGPRGKEGCSRSAAAVGRMAALADLLAAVYACRYIAGAPRRRRNPSSWFEFRYLRVEIKVVVEPPELLVAAFTRD